The nucleotide sequence CACCTGCGGGGTTCTCCCACGTGTAGAACATACGGTTGTACGATTGGATCGTCCTGACATTCATCGATCCCTTCTCCCAGAGGTGAATCGAGTAGGGCGTATGATTGACGATGAGCGCTGGGGCATTGCCGTGCGCATAGGCCGACAGCGAGATATAGACACCACCTTCGTTGATCTGCACATCGACGTTTATGCCCCCGTACtagtagaaaaatataaaatacagtTGCAATTTTATGTGAACGCATTTGCAAGTTTCAAGAATTTCCGGAATTCTACCTTATTCTCGAGCTTGAGCAGCGTACTGTGTACGTCGGTATAGATGAACGCTGCGGTTTTTTCGGGATGTCCAGCCACTTTGGCCTTGAGCATCTTATCTTCGAGCGTCGATTGAGGCCAAAGTGCGGTACACTCACCTGGTGGAACCTTCATGAGGGGATCGGCTGGACGATCGGCTTCCTGGCACTCTAAGAGGAAGTCGGCATTGTTGATCAACACGTAGTACGGGGCGAAAGTTATTTGCTTTGTCAACGAGTTGTACGTGAGCTGATTGTGCACACCGATCTGCAAGCAAGATCACGTGAATAAATCAATCCGTTAAGTGACAAAAAAATTAGCAAAATAAACGTCGACATACCTGATAGATCTTGCCGTTGTACTTGCATGACACTACACCTTTGCTACCGGCAACATCGATGGAGAACTTGTCGGACCACTCGCCGTCTTCAACTCTCACCATCGCCTTCTTCTTTCCGAAGAACACCTTCGACCGGAAGGAGAACAGAATCGGGCCCTTGAATGTTTCCGGATGGTACAGGACGTTCAGGTGATCCTCCGTACTCTGAAATTGTTAAAAAAGATATCACGATGACGCTTCATTTTGGTCTAAGAAAAGCCAGATCTTTTGCTCTCGACGAAAGCTGCACGAAAAACTTCCACCTGATTTCAGTGAGTTAGAGCCCCATGATGCTAAGTGAACGACAAGGTATTCTTTAAATGTGGTTAATGCAATACAGCGAACTGAACATTAGACGTGCATGCGACGATTAGTGTAAGCGGCATGCGACAGACATCTGGGTTGCcttatttccttttttattatcattatttattgacgtattttataaacaacaCCACTGAAGGTTCAAAGCATCTTCTCGTGACTGTGAAATAATATTGACCATGAGCAAACACGAAgattatgattaaataaaaaatatgaatcgatgaatcgaaaaaattatatatttcgtCGATCCCCAAGTAGAAGATGAAGATTAGGAGCGAAGGAACGTTAGTCAGAAAAAGAACGGTCACAACGGAAACGTaagaaaaatgaatgaaaGAATAGAGTCAAAGTCACCGAGGGCACCTTCTTCCTTCCGTGTCGTCCGCGTCGTTGGCCAGAACTTATACAAGAAAGACTCTGAAAGATATCTCGTTTACGTATTGTGTCGTTGCGGTATAATTTTTCTTCATATTTATAcacattttaaataataaaacataagGCAGCAAACTCGTGCTTCTCAAGCGGAAACAAAGCTCCTTTGAATCTAGTACAGTATTAGAATAATACGTCAAAAGGGGTTCCAATCCTTTTTAGTTTTTGGTTATTTAGTATCTTTAATTATCCATTATACATTAAAAGACAATATTTATTCACAGGCATGCAGAAGAGAAGGTATAAGTTAGTTTCAGCATTAATTAGATTAAATATAATCTGTTCATGGCATAATTAAAGATACCACAGACTGCTGCTtgtaaacgaaaattaaattgCACCATTAGAactaacatttaaaaaaattaaaaaaaaaaaatctattactTTACATCTATTATAAGCAGTTTACTAAGCTGTTATTGGAATATTTTGAAATCTGATAAAAGTTATACATTCAAGAGTATATACACCctgaaataaaatcaaaattaaaatcttgTCGTGTATAACCCGTTCAGCAAAAATTAAACAAGCTGTCCATCAAGTAAAAAAATCTCGAGTCTAGATTCTACGAGAAGCACGCACAGttgtatattcaataaattcaTCAAGAGTATATACAgctttacaatatataaagTCAGTTTTGTATGATAGTCTCTACCTTGATCGGGCTCGAATGCTCTTTGCCACCTTTACTCGATTTCTGGAAAAATAACGGAAAGTCGTGTAAATGTGAGTCGGGCCGCAAAATCAGCCACTTAGTCGAGCTGGAAATCGCGCAACGAGTGAACGCAAGTATGAAGTTCTGAAAGTGAAAATAGTCGAAGCTTCGCGCTTCGGCTGAACTTGGACACAAGTAAATACATGGATTGTTTTATGGAATGAAGATGTCCAAAGACTGTTAGAGAGGTAACAAGCCAAGATGATCATATAGATAGTAAAAACGGAGCCTGAATCATTTGGCTCTGGCTGTGACTTACTCTGTAAGAGAGCATGAGGCCGGTCTTGTTAAGCATCCAGAAAGGACAGTAGAGGGCCATAATTATTGAACCATGCTTAAATGACGAATGTATGCCTAGGTCCATGATGACTTTCTGCGCACTGTCGAATGACTCAAACGACAAGACCGAAAATTCAGCCGGATTCGACGTTAGTTCTACTCTGCAGGACCAGTCCTTCTCCAAATATTGCGGTAGCTGCaattggaaataaaaaaaaaaaatatgaaattttcttatttcctaattcaaataaaatcGAGTCATTATCAACCAATTAAGCTATTTTAACCCACCTTGATTACGATACTGGAGTTGTTAGGATCGACAGTGGGTATCTGTAAAGTAGTGCTGGCTTCGACGCGTCGTTCTTGGGTATTACCGGGTAGGCAAATGATGATGTCGATGGGCAGGAAATTCTTGAAGTAGATCGACGGATACAGGTGAACGTTATAAATCGTACTAGCCATTGTATGGCGCGATGTGTTTTCAAAGTACACTTGCTCAATTTCTCCTACCACCTGCAACATTTACAAAGAACAAGCAAAAATTAGTGTCCGTTATGGCAATACGTTTGCATTTAACTACACAATCACTACTCATGAGGATTGAAGCCAAGGTTCCTATTGATGGTTCTACTACGGTTCGGTGTATAAATGTTCTCATGGTATTTTTTTGTACAATCACTGGTGAGATTCCTgcatttttattgaattcATTTTATTCGCAACACGTGAATCACTAGCCTTGACCTGGCTGACCTTGTTTTACAGTAAGAGAAAAAACTAGCAAGTATTAGGTACTCAAGCAAATTAAACTCAGCTCCGTCCATCTAGATGAAATGTCAacatttattctcattcacaTCAGCATGTTGTGGCAAGTGTCTGCAACGTGTATTGCATGTGAGGAGTATACCTGCAGGACCGAGGTCGCGGTAGTTTGCACCGTCGGTGCTCTGGCCGCGGGCTCGCCGAGGGCCCAGCAGCGCCGGCGAAGGATGCGCTCGAGCACGCTTAGCAGCGAGCTTAGCGCCTCGCTGCACAGCAGCACGCTCACGAGCACGAGCATCGCGTATAGCGTCTAGAatttgaaagagagaaagagatacgGGAGGAGAGCCACGGCCCTTTGTATGTGATTCGGTGGTTGATGCTGTGTTCGAGTATAGAGTAGGGGGTGCGCTGTACATTCGAGTTAAATAGAATTGTAAACGAATGTTTACCTGTATGTAGAAGGGCTCGATAGTGTCCATCTTGGAACGAGTCTCGCACTTAAGAAGCTTGGTCATGGAAACAGTTTTCTGGAGCTCCTTCCAGACAAACGGCTCGACGGATACCATATAGCTGAAATGTTTactctatataaaaaaaaaaaaactgtattTGCTGATGAGAGTGCAAAGTTACTACTAACCCGTCGATGCTGAAGAACAGCCAGTAGATATTCGTAGTCGTATAGACCGCATCGAGCGGCAAATTCAATTTCTCATCAGGAAGGACTGTACCAACCTTCTCGACCTCGTTACCGCGTTTTGTCATGTAATACACAGAGACCGGCTCGCAGAAGTGGTTGTGCACCTGCAGAACGCTTCGCAGTGTCACGATTGTACTTCCGTCCTCGACAACGACGTCAGAGATTATGCCCCATTCTTCGGAGCCTTCTTTTCGATACTTCAAGGAAAAGAACCGCTTGTCCGCTCTGAGTACCGGAATCTCCAGTTTTCCGTCGATACCCTTAAACTGTCAAATTAAAACCATTATTACATGTACCAATATgtaaccaattttttttagagcaCAAATGAGTTGTACCGATATGACAAACTTGGTGCCTCGATCTTTCACTGTGTCGGCCTTCAACTGTTGCAGAAGGTGAATTTCGGTTTTAATCTTGGAAGCCAACTGGATGGAAGCACCAGACTCAAGTATCACCTCCGCGTAACAAGTATCGTTGCTGTGAACCCTGTTTTCATCCTCTGCTAATTTAAAGTGACTGTGTTCTAAATCTAAAGTCATAGGTAAGCcagtttcatttttcagaatatAAGGAGCAACTTTCTTGGTCGATGTCTTGTTTCCAACCTCCATGGCATTCGAAAAAGCATTGCCAAGTTGTTTCAGCACATCAAGACACGTTTTCGTTACAGTGACCTCGAGATTTTCAGAGGACGTAATGTCGATGGACATTCTTGACTTTTGATGGAACTCGTCTGGTTCAATCTCGGATACAGGGCTGAGTGCACTTAGCGCCGTGTCTACAGAAATATCGTTGAATTGAATCTTAGTTTTCAATTCCCAAGGAGAGGAAGAGCGTTTTCCATTGTTCATTGCCTCCATTGGCTCGATTAGAGGCTCCCACAGTGCAAGTCTACTGTTGTAGTATGCCATCACCAAGGACATTGTCGATTCAATGCTCATCTGAATTGTACAATACAAAATCAATAATCTAAGGTTTCATTAGTCAAACTAGCATACAATGAACCAATTAATACCGTGTTTGTGCTCCAATCGTGAACGTTGCTTTGGAAGCCAAGATGCAAAAGCAGCATTGGAAGAGTTTTGTTACCAATACCAGCTTCGAGTGTCAGTAAAATCGTGGGTGCCGACACCATTGCGAGCTCGGGTTTGTAGACCACTGCTCGAGTTTCTTCGTCATCGGAGAACTGGAGATCCTCGCTCGCTTCCATACCAACCTCTGgggatttttcaaaaaattagaATTCTAGAATTCTGTTTAGatttaaaaacaagattacCTGTTTTCAAGAACCAATAATCTGTCTCCTTAAAAGGTGTTATAATCCAAAGACCTTCATGACTTGGTTCAAGTTTCTTGACTTCTtgttcctcttcttttttggTTACTGTTTGCACCACTcgatttaatatttcaatgaCACCTGGCGATACGGATATGTGAATGTCCGTGCTGCAAATATCAACGTGTAAACCCTTGCCCTCAGGAGTCGATCCTGCGATGCTAATGCTGGTTGGTCTCAGCACCTGATAGATCCAGTCTGATCTCTTTGCTGGATTATAAATACCGGCGAGAATCGATAAATCTTTTATGGAACCGTTGATAACTTGGTGGTCACCCATCAGTCGAACTTTCAGTAGTATCTCGGTCTAGGCAAAGCATATTTAAATAGCAATCGAAACAAACTATGAGAAGATAAGGTAGCCACTCCGAAAGTAAATATAACTTACATTTAAAACAATGCAATTAGAGTCGATGTCGTCCATGTCCTCCAGCAAAATAATATCTGGTTTTTCGATATGCAAATTTATTGTCATCATTGTATCCGGTTGAGCAGGAGCGGGTTGAGCTACTTTCTTCTTTGCAGCCTGTTCTAACTGTGTTTTCTGTGAAGCTTGTAGGGTGGATTGTTGTGTAGGCTGAGGTCCAGAGTTGAAAAAATCCTTGATCTTCATGAGGTAGTCTAGAGAGACTATTATACTAAAGGAGAATACGCGAACGTCCGctaagaaaatagaaaataatatttaatactaaattaaattacataGATTTTACTAGCTACACCAGCCCCTACTGAAAAGCATTTACTTACCAAACATATCGTTTGGTCCTTTCCTGACTGTAACATCCAGCATGCTTCTGACCGGTTTTACACCAGCCTCATCTTGTCCCAAGTTTTCCAACTTGGGCACTTCGGTAGTTCGTTCCATGATTCTGACAAGTGAGCCCTGTCGATTGTGTCTCGTGTCATCGAGTGTACAGTTCATCAACAGAATCGAGGTTGCCAGAAGACCATCCGTGAACATCCGCCCTTTCAACGCTAGATAGGTGAGACCAAACTTGGCCAGACTGTTCTCTGGCAAATGTAGAGGAGAGTTTTGAGTTTTTAGCTGTAACACAAGCgaatttttttcgttaaatCTAGAAACTTAGATAGTATAAACTATAAAAAGCAACTAGAATCACCATTTTAGATCCTCCGGTGAAGAGTTCAATGACGAGACTATccattataaattcaaatttgataGTAGTTTGTACAGTACGTTGCTCTTGAAGATCACTACTTGTTGCCGATTCCTTGACAACCTCTACGTCTGCTTTGACTATAAATCGAatcaatatttatatagattCATCTGTTTTTACGGACAATTTAAACCAAATATTTGAGTAGTCTTACACGTCGTTGTCTTGTTAGGCTCCTCAGCAATACTCTTCCGGTCAACTTTAGCTACAGATTGTGTTGTGACAGCAGCACCATCCTCAAAGCTCTCGCCAAGATTTTCGCTAAGAGTCGACATGATCATCGCGTAATCTTCCTGATTAAGCAGCACATCAATGCGTTTCAACCTACCGGACATTTCGATATCCGGTATTGCGCGGAACCAGGCCGTCGACAGGTTACGCTTTATCTGCAAAATGAAGCTTACTGGCTGGAGAAGCAACACCTCATTCTCTACTGTGAATTTGTCCTTGTTTAGTCGTACCCTTTGAATGTATTATATTTGATCTTGTTATTAAAATCATCTTgagattattaaaataattaatcacATTGTCAAATACCTGGACAACTTAAGGTTTTGTAACTCGATGTTCATTTCATCAACTATAGGATACTCGCCTGACTCGGTATCTACCTCCAGCTTGCGCAGTACGTTGCTAACTGTGAGGTTACCCATGTCTAACATTAGGCAATGCTCACTTGTCGAATTCAATGGCACGTATATCACCGGAGcctttggaaaaaaaaatcaaagtcattaggaaatattaataaacgatattaaatattttcaaggTCAATAACCTTCAGTTTTACGGATAGCTCGATCTTGGTAGCCCGTTCGTGCACGTCTTTAATGTTTGTCTTGGCTGCCtcggcagctgctgctgacgCTTCAGCTATGGCTAATTGTGCAGCTTGGAAGTTATTCAGGAAATTCTGTTAATCGAACAAATTATTCCATTGCATTATCATAATAGTCTTTGTAATTGTCCCTAGTTGAAAATTAGCTTCACATTACCATGACTGTTGTAACAAAAGCATTCAAGAAGACAATACGATGGCAACCCATTGTGATAGTGATCGACATATTGTTCTTGTCCGAGTCATCTGGTTCGAGATTGTTCATTATTGCTTCGATCTGAAGAGACTCCGAACCGTCAACTGCCACgatctgaaaaattgattctttggtaaaaaaattaattacaagATGATGGTGATAATGCATTAACGTCTAAATAATATACGTACATTCTTGTATATGGACATTGCATATAGATCTTTGATATTTATGGAGCTCAGTTGGACGTTAGCTTTCGAGTGTGAGGCTTTCATAATATAACCGGCTGTGATGCCTTCGATATAAAAGGCACTAATATCTCGGAAATCGTTTGCCATCTTTATACTGATAGTACCAAATTTCGCAGTGACTTTTAAATCCACGACCTCTACTTGAGCTTTTTTTCGacctatttttttattttgattttaatgtaGAATTGCAAGCTTGTTTTTGTATCTACATGACCCATGCATTCATTATATTACTAGAGCTACTTACGAGATTTTCCCCtttgtttttgaatttgtTCTTTAATAAACATTGAAGTGTCCTCTTGAATAGTCGTTAAATGGCCAACTCTGTCAACTTGCTGTTCTTTCTTCGTTTCTTTCAATGTTGTAGTGGCAGCACTAATATTGTCCTAAAGAATTGTGGAAATTAAATAGGTTGATACATCGGTtcttatttgcaagatatttacttgaatatttgataaaaattgaagaacATTGATCAAGGCTTCTTGGTGCAGTAAAACATCGAGTGTCGTAAATTCAAGCTGCAGCAAGTTTACGACAGATCCTTGTCTGACAAACTCGGGTGACCGTTTATTCATCTAGAAAAAgatgataatgataataatgcTAAAAAGTTTTTGCGATTAAATCATGACATGGCGCACTTCAGACAAAAATACTTACgttaataaattgaataacaaTAAGATATTCGTCACTTCCCAAGGACATTGGTGTATTTATCATAAAGATTTCTCCGGTGTCGTGATGCTGCTTTACTTGAACACCTCCAAGCCTTAGCATGACTTCTTGATTAAAAGTTCTTTGCATTAGTTCCGCCTCCAACTGTAGTAGCTCGAATCTAATGAAAGGAGAGATTTTGGCTTCCTCTTCTTGCTTGGATATCATCAAAGTGAGTTCTGTATAAAGCATTACAATGAGTTGCTGATCAAGTGCTTCGAACAATAATCcaagaatttttgaaaatatatcatacCTTTCATAACGAATTTGGCTTCCAAATCGGTCGTTTGCTTCATTGAACTCGAGACttgttcttgttttttttctattagtGATGGAAGATTTGTCAACTCTTTGAACAATGACATTTGAGATACCGATTTAGACtgaaaaaagttttgttttcgatttacataaATTAACTATTCTCTGATAGTctattgcaatttttttaactaacCAATGAGGCTTGTGTAAGTTCTGCCGGTACATCGTCTTCCGGCAATGGAATGCTTTGCACGATAGCGAGGCCTTCGAGTAAACGTTTTTCAGTTATGTTTATCGCCACAGATGGTAAATGACCCATAAGTCTAGTCTTTGGTAAGAGTGGGTCGTCAGCAATAAGACATTTGTGGAACTGTACTTCCAATGTCGTTGGTTGCAAAACTTTGATTGGACTGACTGTGTTTGTCAGTGCATCTCGCCAATCTTCATTCGCCAACGAAATAAGGGCCTAATATTAAAACACATTTGCGTGAATGTATTAATTATATGCTTGTAGGAGAAATTAGAATAAGGAATACAACGTACTTGAAAAttaacaattttcaaaacaaatcTGTCATAACTGTATTCTCGTAGGTGCGTCAAAATGTCTTCCTCAGTTTTTCCCATGCTAACCAACTGCTTGACGCTCAAGTGAGCAGCATCATTCTTTGGTTTTTCCAGCGAGTGTACTTTCAAACTACCAAGATTTATTACGATCAAGGATTCGTTTTTGTTGTAGAATCCACCATAGGGTACAATTAGCTGCGACGCTTGCAAATCAATCTGAATGTCTAGGGCGGCGTGCTTTTGTATCGCGTATTCCAAGCCCAAAGCAGAAGCTTGTTTCAAGCTGTCGAGACGTTCTGCAGCAACAGCTTGTAATCTATTAATTGatcaaatgtaaataaaaacacTAGTAGCAATAGTAGTATATGGGGACTCGGTAGCGGTAGTGTACTTACTGGTTCAGGGTTGATGGGTTTTGTACTTTAAATAGTTTTACAAGTTCGATTATAGTCTGAGCATCGTAGACTAGGTGCACTGAACTAGACTTGACGATAATTCTATCACCACACAACTTGTCGAGAGGATTCTTCTCATACGATACGGAAAACAATCCGTTTTCGGAACCAACCTCCTTGTCCGAATTAAAAAGCGAAGGCACTTGCTCTCTCTGTTTGACCCCAAGCAACTTCAAATCACTTATCGAAGCTGTCACTCTGAAAGCAGAATCGTCGTTATTCGTTgcaagtatttttgttttttttttttgtttcgagaacaattaaaaaatatttaagcaCTAACAAAATTGCGTTAGCCGATGGTCTAGATTTGAAGCCAGCTTTCACCCCATTAAATTGCAAATCTAGAACTTCAGGGTGCTCTTTGTCGGTGTCTAGCAGCAAAATTTGCAATCCATGCAAAAAGAACCTAGTATCAATCATTTCATAGGTTTCGGGATAGTGAGCTGGTACGCTATTCTCTTGGTAGTCTATAGCTCTGTAAAGTTTTTCCTTCTCTTGTGGCGTCATTGCCTCTTCAAACTTTTTCACTAGAATGTAGATTGAAGTTTAGGATTTTCATTGATTCATAGATTAACAAGTACAAAACTTACTGATAGCTGCAGCTGTATTCATTTCCTGAACCTCCTCTTGTCGCGGCGTTCCCCACAAGAAGCCGAACCAACCCTGTTTTGCCTTGAAATCCTTCTCTTTTTCTGCCAATCTTTCAACCTACAATTATTAGCACATATTAACTGcattcttatattttttttgtcttaATAAATTCAACTACCCACCTCCATTTCAATTTGTTGACGAATGATGATGAGATTAAAGATATCCAACTTCTGTTCGTGCTCCGTTAGCTGCTTCTCCAAATCGAGCGAAGGTTTCTTGGTAGTAAGCTTGGTTTGATAGGCCTTAGCGTAACTTCGGCACGTATCCCTATGGCATCTCATATGATTCCAGTCCCAATTATTCTGCGCCCGTCTTACCTGTTCCTCTAGAACGCATGTGTACGCGAAACGCCAccttttgaaattaaaaagaaatttgattaaaaacaataatttggAAAACTTGCGCGAGATTATTTACCATTCTTTATAGTGTCCGCGATAGGACGTCAAATTGGGCCGATATTTTCTGTATGGGGCAGCATTACGAGCCTGTTCCAGACCTTCGCCCATTTGCATAAGAGTCTGATATTGCTTCTTGGACAGTCCAACTCGCAGTTTCTGCATTTCCAAGTCCAGGAAAACTTTTGGTATCGTGTAATTACTGCCGTCAGTTTCCGGCTTGGGATTAAGCTTTAACTTGGCCTTTACATTTATTGGACCCAGTACTAGCATGACGgataattgattaattttactGGCAACATGTGTTAACTTGTATTTTTGAAAAGTGGAAACTTACAGTATTGATAATCTTCAGGTACAAAATCAGCAGTAGCAATGCTTTCAGCAAATATTTTCAAGTACATGTCTTTGGGCTCTATGCTAAATTGCTTTGGTGATGGATTCAAGTACACAGCAAAACCATCCATTGTGCATAGCTGGAATGAATAATCAATCAAGAGTAATTTTTCGTAAGTATACTCTGCACTttgaataaaatcaaatagcTTACcttgaaaatttgttgaatGGCATACATGTCTTTCAAGTTACCAGTTGA is from Nasonia vitripennis strain AsymCx chromosome 1, Nvit_psr_1.1, whole genome shotgun sequence and encodes:
- the LOC100120230 gene encoding vacuolar protein sorting-associated protein 13 isoform X2, with amino-acid sequence MVFESIVTELLNKVLGEYIQNLDYKQLKLSLWGGDVVLKDLMIKESALDMLDLPIKLEYGRLGKLVLKIPFKDMWNGQIDAIVEELFVLVVPTSQVKYDAEKEAKAQLEAKHAEIARVEKNKQLADMKNQEKVDDSMMEKLIARMIKNIHVEINRIHVRYEDHVSFKDHPFSVGFTLNRFALESCDNTWSSTGNLKDMYAIQQIFKLCTMDGFAVYLNPSPKQFSIEPKDMYLKIFAESIATADFVPEDYQYLLGPINVKAKLKLNPKPETDGSNYTIPKVFLDLEMQKLRVGLSKKQYQTLMQMGEGLEQARNAAPYRKYRPNLTSYRGHYKEWWRFAYTCVLEEQVRRAQNNWDWNHMRCHRDTCRSYAKAYQTKLTTKKPSLDLEKQLTEHEQKLDIFNLIIIRQQIEMEVERLAEKEKDFKAKQGWFGFLWGTPRQEEVQEMNTAAAIMKKFEEAMTPQEKEKLYRAIDYQENSVPAHYPETYEMIDTRFFLHGLQILLLDTDKEHPEVLDLQFNGVKAGFKSRPSANAILVTASISDLKLLGVKQREQVPSLFNSDKEVGSENGLFSVSYEKNPLDKLCGDRIIVKSSSVHLVYDAQTIIELVKLFKVQNPSTLNQLQAVAAERLDSLKQASALGLEYAIQKHAALDIQIDLQASQLIVPYGGFYNKNESLIVINLGSLKVHSLEKPKNDAAHLSVKQLVSMGKTEEDILTHLREYSYDRFVLKIVNFQALISLANEDWRDALTNTVSPIKVLQPTTLEVQFHKCLIADDPLLPKTRLMGHLPSVAINITEKRLLEGLAIVQSIPLPEDDVPAELTQASLSKSVSQMSLFKELTNLPSLIEKKQEQVSSSMKQTTDLEAKFVMKELTLMISKQEEEAKISPFIRFELLQLEAELMQRTFNQEVMLRLGGVQVKQHHDTGEIFMINTPMSLGSDEYLIVIQFINMNKRSPEFVRQGSVVNLLQLEFTTLDVLLHQEALINVLQFLSNIQDNISAATTTLKETKKEQQVDRVGHLTTIQEDTSMFIKEQIQKQRGKSRRKKAQVEVVDLKVTAKFGTISIKMANDFRDISAFYIEGITAGYIMKASHSKANVQLSSINIKDLYAMSIYKNIVAVDGSESLQIEAIMNNLEPDDSDKNNMSITITMGCHRIVFLNAFVTTVMNFLNNFQAAQLAIAEASAAAAEAAKTNIKDVHERATKIELSVKLKAPVIYVPLNSTSEHCLMLDMGNLTVSNVLRKLEVDTESGEYPIVDEMNIELQNLKLSRVRLNKDKFTVENEVLLLQPVSFILQIKRNLSTAWFRAIPDIEMSGRLKRIDVLLNQEDYAMIMSTLSENLGESFEDGAAVTTQSVAKVDRKSIAEEPNKTTTFKADVEVVKESATSSDLQEQRTVQTTIKFEFIMDSLVIELFTGGSKMLKTQNSPLHLPENSLAKFGLTYLALKGRMFTDGLLATSILLMNCTLDDTRHNRQGSLVRIMERTTEVPKLENLGQDEAGVKPVRSMLDVTVRKGPNDMFADVRVFSFSIIVSLDYLMKIKDFFNSGPQPTQQSTLQASQKTQLEQAAKKKVAQPAPAQPDTMMTINLHIEKPDIILLEDMDDIDSNCIVLNTEILLKVRLMGDHQVINGSIKDLSILAGIYNPAKRSDWIYQVLRPTSISIAGSTPEGKGLHVDICSTDIHISVSPGVIEILNRVVQTVTKKEEEQEVKKLEPSHEGLWIITPFKETDYWFLKTEVGMEASEDLQFSDDEETRAVVYKPELAMVSAPTILLTLEAGIGNKTLPMLLLHLGFQSNVHDWSTNTMSIESTMSLVMAYYNSRLALWEPLIEPMEAMNNGKRSSSPWELKTKIQFNDISVDTALSALSPVSEIEPDEFHQKSRMSIDITSSENLEVTVTKTCLDVLKQLGNAFSNAMEVGNKTSTKKVAPYILKNETGLPMTLDLEHSHFKLAEDENRVHSNDTCYAEVILESGASIQLASKIKTEIHLLQQLKADTVKDRGTKFVISFKGIDGKLEIPVLRADKRFFSLKYRKEGSEEWGIISDVVVEDGSTIVTLRSVLQVHNHFCEPVSVYYMTKRGNEVEKVGTVLPDEKLNLPLDAVYTTTNIYWLFFSIDGYMVSVEPFVWKELQKTVSMTKLLKCETRSKMDTIEPFYIQTLYAMLVLVSVLLCSEALSSLLSVLERILRRRCWALGEPAARAPTVQTTATSVLQVVGEIEQVYFENTSRHTMASTIYNVHLYPSIYFKNFLPIDIIICLPGNTQERRVEASTTLQIPTVDPNNSSIVIKLPQYLEKDWSCRVELTSNPAEFSVLSFESFDSAQKVIMDLGIHSSFKHGSIIMALYCPFWMLNKTGLMLSYRKSSKGGKEHSSPIKSLSCISSGQRRGRHGRKKSTEDHLNVLYHPETFKGPILFSFRSKVFFGKKKAMVRVEDGEWSDKFSIDVAGSKGVVSCKYNGKIYQIGVHNQLTYNSLTKQITFAPYYVLINNADFLLECQEADRPADPLMKVPPGECTALWPQSTLEDKMLKAKVAGHPEKTAAFIYTDVHSTLLKLENKYGGINVDVQINEGGVYISLSAYAHGNAPALIVNHTPYSIHLWEKGSMNVRTIQSYNRMFYTWENPAGARLLVWEDGNKKEIADNLRKDNLGAFVIPDVDQEVYYVSFLDGIQRVLLFTSNLKIAEDCQLVGDLEIVDQDITMSIHGVGLSLVNNINKSELLYLCIASSGIIWETRKTMTSRWRALNNREVALVEEGYQRYLRELQVDKETAYRVALEPKFEVDYLNLEMLRPHRRYMRRTFQTGLWVQYRTSVHQVQLHAKINRLQIDNQLTDCIFPVILAPVPPPKSVSQSSVMKPFAELSMVKRLLEHSSVQQFRYFKVLIQEFHVKVDLAFISALMLLFESDEANDTQESELFKTDMKLVDEPLIHHVNLITTAEQKNFFDLLHFSPLKIHISFSMTGSGSGPSAVPQILNVLLQGIGVTITDINDIVFKLAYFERDYVFMTHNQLVSEATSHYTGQAIKQLYVLVLGLDVIGNPYGLVVGAMKGVEDLFYEPFQGAIQGPGEFAEGLLLGVRSMLGHTVGGMAGAVSKITGAMGKGLAALTFDKDYQRKRQEQLNKQPANLQEGLARSGKGLVMGVVDGISGVVMKPYSGAKEEGVEGFFKGFGKGMVGLVTRPTAGIVDFASGSFGAVRRATDMSEEAKRVRPPRFLQPDSLVRPYIRDEAEGNKILCELEKGKYANTDIYYFHLYLNRDVLLLTDKRIAYLEHCDLFGGWKVDWSYTWQEIDPPPIMVDKGIQINIKTARKKLGGFFGNSDATKVLLIPDLQTKQLLCGKMQEQLRQYEV